The Methanobrevibacter sp. DNA segment AACACATATGGTGCTTCAACAAACCATTTAGCTCCGTAAATTTCAGACAATTCATCTTTATACTTTTTGGTATCTATTACATAAACTTTAAACGGCTGTGCGTTAACACCTGTCGGTGCAATAGTTGCTGCATTTAGCACATAATCCAATTTTTCCTTTTCAACTTCCTTATCCAAGTATCCTCTTACACTGTATCTTTCATTAATTACATCTATAAATTCCATTTTATCATCCCATATATTCAACATTATCAAGGTCGCAAAATCTTCTAAATTCTTCTTCATCCATTCTTTCTTCATGACTGTGAGCAATTAAACCTGGAAGTCTGCCAATCATGAATATGCCCAATCCGAGTTCGGGATCAAATCCTAAATCAGACAATATTGCTGCATTTGCTCCGTCAACATTTAGTTTAATATGTTTTTTATCATATACCAAATCCTGCAAGGCCAATGCCAGTTTAATATGAGGACCAATATATCCTTTATTAATTGCAATTTCCATTAATTTATCTGCTCTTGGGTCAATATCATGATATCTATGACCAAAACCAGGTATTTTCTTACCCTTCACTATATACTCATTATAAATCTCAATTGCCAAACCTGCAATCTGTTTATTGTCAATGTCAGAATCATTGATTAAATGAATGGAACCGATTTTGGATTGAAACAATTCCATTGACTTTTCTATAGCTCCAGCATGTTTATTTCCAAAAGAAAGTAATGCACCAGCTATTGCAGAGTTTATTGGTGAACCAGATGAAGTAATCAATCTGGCAGTCTGAGTGCTGGGCGGTGTGACACCATGATCACAGAATGAAACTAAAACATAGTTAAAAATTTTACTTTCCTTAATTGAAGGCAATCTTCCTTTTAAAAGTAAAAAAACCATGTCACTATATCTGATTTTTTCAATCAAGTCTTTTTGATTATATCCTCGAGTTACAATCTTATCTTTTTCAACTCGGGTAACCGCAGTTTTTAAAGACTTTGGATTAACTTTAAAATTATTTTCTTGCATTTTTTTTAAACCTTGATATCGTTAATTATTAAATATTATATTAGTTATTACAATTTAAGTGTTGCCACTCTCGGTTCAACAAAGCAAGACGGCCTGATAGAAACTATCCTAACTCCACTTGCCCTTTGATTTCCTATATTTAAATAACATCCCAACACAGTTGTTTTTCCACCAAATCCAAGAGGGCCAATTCCAGAAATGTTCAATCTGTCTGTGATGTCTTTTTCATACTGATTCTGCTTGTCCAAGTTACCATAGGCAATTGATTTAAGCAATAGCGAAGTTGCCTCATAATGTGTTCTCCCAATACCTATAGAAGGTATTGAAGGAGTGCATCCCAACATTTTAAGCGATGATTCCAACCATTCACAGGCAGTATTTATTACATTTTCAAAAGAGCGCTTATGATAAACCCTTAAAGTTTTTGCCCTGATTTCAGGCCCTCCACCTTCAAGTAAAAAATGGATATTTAATGTATCAGAATCAATATCCCTTTTATATGTTGATTCGTCATTAACAGAATCTATTAAAATGGATGGTGGAGACAGTTTTCCTGGAGAGTCATATAAACCTTGGCTTTGCTCAATTTTTTCTTTGAAATTACCTTTTACAGCCATAGGTCTTGCAGGAAGATTATTCAAACCTGAAGCAATACCTTCATGAATCTGATTTAATAATTTTCCATCGATTTGTCTGTTTTCTCCCATCTCGATTATTACATGAGGAATTCCTGTATCATCACATAAAGGAAATTTAATTTTTTGTGCAACCAGATAATTTTCAAGAATCTGTTCTAAAGCCCAACGAGCATTTTCATTATCTTCAATGCTGATTGCATATTTTAAAGCACGCAGTTTATCATCTGAAAGATTGGTTGAAGCCGTAATAATGGTTTTAGAAATTTCATTTACAATATCCATAAAATCACTCAGGAATTGCCAAATCGCCAGATTTACGAGGTGAAACAATTGCTTCCGGACAATACTCATCAATCATTCTTTTAACAAGTTTGACTTGTTTTATGCGGGCTCTTGCTTCGGATTCTGTTGTATCCCAGTTATGATTAGCTGCAACAGATCCACCTGTTTTTAAATAAACTGGAGATGCAACTTTGATAAATTTTGGAACTTCATAATGTCTGATAAATCCTCCAGTGGATTTCGGATTTTCAGTATGTAAATCCAATGCCATATCAGTTGCATTTCGAATAGATGCAATCATATTAATCTGTAAATCCCTTACAGGATTTAGTGAATCCAAACCTTGAGCTTCAAGTAACTTTGCAGAAGCAGGATTGGAATGACCTGCATGAGCAGACAATTTAAAATGAACAGTTTTAGGGATTTCACCATTTTCCCTCATCTGATTTAAAATCCAAAGCAGACCTTCATCATATAGCAATATCCCTCGAACTCCAAGTTTACATGCTCTTTTTACATCTTCAATTGCATAAACTAGATTGTCATAACCTCTTAATCTGTAGCCTATTCTACTTCCTTCCTTTGTATGAACAGTTGCGGAAGTATCATATGTCGCTCTTGGACCAACTGACAAAAACAACTCACATCCATAGCTTTTAGCCAAGTCAACCATGTCCTGGATTTCTTCATCTGCCAGCATCATGATTCCTTTGGTTTGAGTTACACGATGAATGAAAATATCGTTTTTATCAGCTTCCTCAAGGAGTGCTTTCATTGTTTTTGGAGACTGAATTCCAGGAACTTCAAAACGAAACTGCCCTCCATCATCAAAACGTTTATTTGAAATGTAGTCTGAAGAAACTTCTTCAATACCTATTTTTTTAAGGAATTTTTTTGTATTTTCCATAATATCTACTCATTTAATTTGCGAACAACATATTTCATATTATATTCTTCAAGAGAATCAATAACAGTTAAATTATTTATATCATATTGCGGATTTAAAGCTTTGAATTTATCTATTAACTCTCTTAATTGGAACGGATTTTCAAAATCGCCCTTTGGAAGGAAAGTGATATTTTGAAATACTCCATTTCTAAAGCTTTCATCTAATTTTATAATTACATTAGATGGTCTTTTATCGGGATATAATTCATCAAGTTTATCATCTTTGACAATAATCATGCTGTTTACAATATTTTTTATGCTGTTAACCTTATCAACAGTGGAATAATTATCCAAAAGACCATATTCAATCAACAGATTAATTTCATCAAC contains these protein-coding regions:
- a CDS encoding citryl-CoA lyase, giving the protein MQENNFKVNPKSLKTAVTRVEKDKIVTRGYNQKDLIEKIRYSDMVFLLLKGRLPSIKESKIFNYVLVSFCDHGVTPPSTQTARLITSSGSPINSAIAGALLSFGNKHAGAIEKSMELFQSKIGSIHLINDSDIDNKQIAGLAIEIYNEYIVKGKKIPGFGHRYHDIDPRADKLMEIAINKGYIGPHIKLALALQDLVYDKKHIKLNVDGANAAILSDLGFDPELGLGIFMIGRLPGLIAHSHEERMDEEEFRRFCDLDNVEYMG
- a CDS encoding fumarate hydratase — encoded protein: MDIVNEISKTIITASTNLSDDKLRALKYAISIEDNENARWALEQILENYLVAQKIKFPLCDDTGIPHVIIEMGENRQIDGKLLNQIHEGIASGLNNLPARPMAVKGNFKEKIEQSQGLYDSPGKLSPPSILIDSVNDESTYKRDIDSDTLNIHFLLEGGGPEIRAKTLRVYHKRSFENVINTACEWLESSLKMLGCTPSIPSIGIGRTHYEATSLLLKSIAYGNLDKQNQYEKDITDRLNISGIGPLGFGGKTTVLGCYLNIGNQRASGVRIVSIRPSCFVEPRVATLKL
- a CDS encoding peptidase — encoded protein: MENTKKFLKKIGIEEVSSDYISNKRFDDGGQFRFEVPGIQSPKTMKALLEEADKNDIFIHRVTQTKGIMMLADEEIQDMVDLAKSYGCELFLSVGPRATYDTSATVHTKEGSRIGYRLRGYDNLVYAIEDVKRACKLGVRGILLYDEGLLWILNQMRENGEIPKTVHFKLSAHAGHSNPASAKLLEAQGLDSLNPVRDLQINMIASIRNATDMALDLHTENPKSTGGFIRHYEVPKFIKVASPVYLKTGGSVAANHNWDTTESEARARIKQVKLVKRMIDEYCPEAIVSPRKSGDLAIPE